One genomic window of Haloarchaeobius salinus includes the following:
- a CDS encoding DUF7521 family protein: MMLELPLQSFDLETLSLARQLSEVVTIVLGLAISYIAYRGYRRNQSRAMLFVAAGFVLIIGIPAVLTVLLYFLLDVPIEIVNSVGQASELVGMTAILYGLWTPRGG; the protein is encoded by the coding sequence ATGATGCTCGAACTCCCACTCCAGTCGTTCGACCTGGAAACGCTCAGTCTCGCCCGCCAGCTCAGCGAAGTAGTCACCATCGTGCTCGGACTGGCGATCAGCTACATCGCCTACCGCGGCTATCGGCGGAACCAGAGCCGTGCGATGCTGTTCGTCGCGGCGGGGTTCGTCCTCATCATCGGCATCCCCGCGGTCCTGACGGTACTCCTCTACTTCCTGCTGGACGTCCCCATCGAGATCGTCAACAGCGTCGGTCAGGCGAGCGAGCTCGTGGGGATGACGGCCATCCTCTACGGGCTGTGGACCCCTCGCGGCGGCTGA
- a CDS encoding glycosyltransferase, translating into MRVAFVALETALHVDSEANRRLKGIAEDLANRGHDVCVFCAKWWTGEKGEWEHEDVVYRGVVDEVDSERKFRYALPMAVRKFGAEVVHAAGRPPKQVSAAKKAARVARAPLVTDWYGDVAEYGRAHRKALKKSDRVITPSEMVQTHAWEHGASEDSVDVIPNGIDFDLLQSVEPREVADVVYARRLDEGANLESLLLALAELRQVDWSAVVIGDGPEREAYERQARDLRIDDRITWLGECDREQRVAVYRGAHVFAQTAKECLFATELLWALACGCIGIVEYHADSSAHELLVRRDADFDRGFRTTSEQELAAAISEAAGMERLTVDDRFAEFDRREILERYLQCYREEMESVGLF; encoded by the coding sequence ATGCGTGTCGCGTTCGTCGCGCTGGAGACGGCACTCCACGTCGACAGCGAGGCGAACCGACGATTGAAGGGGATCGCGGAGGACCTCGCGAACCGGGGCCACGACGTCTGCGTGTTCTGTGCGAAGTGGTGGACCGGTGAGAAGGGCGAGTGGGAGCACGAGGACGTCGTCTACCGCGGGGTGGTCGACGAGGTCGATTCGGAGCGGAAGTTCCGGTACGCGCTCCCGATGGCGGTGCGGAAGTTCGGGGCGGAGGTCGTCCACGCCGCGGGGCGTCCGCCGAAGCAGGTGTCCGCGGCGAAGAAGGCGGCGCGGGTGGCTCGGGCCCCGCTCGTCACGGACTGGTACGGCGACGTCGCGGAGTACGGCCGGGCGCACCGGAAGGCGCTGAAGAAGTCCGACCGGGTCATCACGCCCTCGGAGATGGTGCAGACGCACGCATGGGAGCACGGCGCGAGCGAGGACTCGGTCGACGTGATCCCGAACGGCATCGACTTCGACCTGCTGCAGTCGGTCGAACCCCGCGAGGTGGCCGACGTGGTGTACGCCCGGCGGCTGGACGAGGGCGCGAACCTCGAATCGCTGCTGCTGGCGCTCGCCGAGCTCCGGCAGGTGGACTGGTCGGCGGTGGTCATCGGCGACGGGCCGGAGCGCGAGGCGTACGAGCGACAGGCACGCGACCTGCGGATCGACGACCGCATCACGTGGCTGGGCGAGTGCGACCGCGAGCAGCGGGTCGCCGTCTACCGGGGCGCGCACGTGTTCGCCCAGACGGCCAAGGAGTGCCTGTTCGCGACGGAGCTGCTCTGGGCGCTGGCGTGTGGCTGCATCGGCATCGTGGAGTACCACGCCGACTCGTCGGCCCACGAGCTGCTCGTGCGGCGGGACGCCGACTTCGACCGGGGGTTCCGAACCACGAGCGAGCAGGAGCTCGCAGCCGCGATCAGCGAGGCCGCGGGGATGGAGCGCCTGACCGTCGACGACCGGTTCGCGGAGTTCGACAGGCGGGAGATCCTCGAACGCTATCTGCAGTGCTACCGCGAGGAGATGGAGTCGGTGGGGCTGTTCTGA
- the folP gene encoding dihydropteroate synthase — protein MQYHEAASLLFDLRRYGARPGTESTADLLATVGDPHVGLACVQVAGSNGKGSTSRMVESVLRDAGLTVGLYTSPHFEDVRERIRVDGRKVPRSAMCEFVETIQPHVVDRAADGESPTFFEAMTALALWQFDREDVDVAVLEVGIGGKLDATSVVDPVASAVTNVSLEHTKLLGDTVAEIATDKAHVAPSERPLVTGTTGDALAAVREQAGDVLTVGDDDADVTTSYGGRENHVEAAVSVVGADADGTEWRVDTRVPTLGAHQATNAGIACALARQAGEALGAAVSEETLARGLRNAHWPGRFEVLADAPLTILDGAHNPAACERAGETLAEFDYDELHVVFGAMHDKPHREMAAGLPAADAVYTCEPDLQRAEDDAVLVRVFEDAGVADPQPCGAVDSALDRALDAAGPEDCVLVTGSLFTVAEARTRWTRVQVPTRVRSVDDATEVLADAAVTDDEITELRDDGVHRVLRTRLQGRQATKIRDSLLTHGGECAVSGLETEGEHLDVVLMGTLAEFAALADDIADGPHGLAQFARELRATLELDTDDGAAPDYPWTDGTAVMGILNVTPDSFHDGGEYDAVDDALERVRKMVDAGVDIVDIGGESTRPGAAPVSAAQERDRVVPVVEAIRDAGIDVPISVDTRRADVARAALDAGADICNDVSGLGDPEMRFVAAEHDAPLVVMHSIDTPVDPETDIAYDDVVADVLDQLRERVLLAEKAGLDREQIVVDPGLGFGKTAAESFELLDRVDEFASLGCPVLVGHSHKSMFGAIGRADGERLPATVAGTAIAADRGADVIRVHDVRENVDAVRVADGARDPETLDD, from the coding sequence ATGCAGTATCACGAGGCCGCGAGCCTGCTGTTCGACCTCCGACGCTACGGTGCGAGGCCGGGCACGGAGTCGACGGCGGACCTGCTCGCGACCGTCGGCGACCCCCACGTGGGGCTGGCGTGCGTGCAGGTCGCGGGGTCGAACGGCAAGGGCAGCACCAGCCGGATGGTGGAGTCGGTGCTCCGCGACGCCGGGCTGACGGTGGGGCTGTACACGTCGCCGCACTTCGAGGACGTCCGGGAGCGGATCCGGGTGGACGGCCGGAAGGTGCCCCGCTCGGCGATGTGCGAGTTCGTGGAGACCATCCAGCCGCACGTGGTGGACCGGGCCGCCGACGGTGAGTCGCCGACGTTCTTCGAGGCGATGACGGCGCTGGCGCTGTGGCAGTTCGACCGCGAGGACGTGGACGTGGCGGTGCTCGAGGTCGGCATCGGCGGGAAGCTGGACGCGACGAGCGTCGTGGACCCGGTGGCGAGCGCGGTGACGAACGTCTCGCTGGAGCACACGAAACTGCTCGGCGACACGGTCGCGGAGATCGCCACGGACAAGGCCCACGTCGCGCCGTCGGAGCGCCCCCTCGTCACGGGCACGACGGGCGACGCGCTGGCCGCAGTGCGGGAGCAGGCAGGTGACGTGCTCACGGTGGGCGACGACGACGCGGACGTGACGACGAGCTACGGCGGCCGGGAGAACCACGTGGAGGCGGCGGTGTCGGTCGTGGGCGCGGACGCGGACGGGACGGAGTGGCGGGTCGACACCCGGGTTCCGACGCTGGGCGCGCACCAGGCGACGAACGCGGGCATCGCCTGCGCGCTGGCCCGGCAGGCGGGCGAGGCGCTGGGCGCGGCCGTGAGCGAGGAGACGCTCGCCCGCGGGCTCCGGAACGCCCACTGGCCGGGGCGGTTCGAGGTGCTCGCCGACGCACCCCTGACGATACTCGACGGGGCGCACAACCCGGCCGCCTGCGAGCGCGCCGGGGAGACGCTGGCGGAGTTCGACTACGACGAGCTACACGTGGTCTTCGGCGCGATGCACGACAAGCCCCACCGCGAGATGGCGGCCGGCCTCCCCGCAGCAGACGCCGTCTACACCTGTGAGCCGGACCTCCAGCGCGCAGAGGACGATGCGGTGCTCGTGCGGGTGTTCGAGGATGCGGGTGTCGCCGACCCGCAGCCCTGCGGCGCGGTGGACTCCGCACTCGACCGGGCGCTCGACGCCGCCGGTCCAGAGGACTGCGTGCTCGTGACGGGCTCGCTGTTCACCGTCGCGGAGGCCCGCACGCGCTGGACCCGGGTGCAGGTACCCACGCGGGTCCGGAGCGTCGACGACGCGACCGAGGTGCTGGCCGACGCGGCGGTCACCGACGACGAGATCACGGAGCTGCGCGACGACGGCGTCCACCGCGTGCTCCGCACCCGGCTGCAGGGCCGGCAGGCGACGAAGATCCGCGACTCGCTGCTGACCCACGGCGGGGAGTGCGCCGTCTCCGGACTGGAGACCGAAGGCGAGCACCTCGACGTGGTGCTCATGGGTACCCTCGCCGAGTTCGCGGCGCTCGCGGACGACATCGCCGACGGGCCCCACGGGCTCGCGCAGTTCGCCCGGGAGCTCCGGGCGACGCTGGAGCTCGATACCGACGACGGGGCCGCCCCCGACTACCCCTGGACCGACGGCACCGCCGTCATGGGCATCCTGAACGTCACGCCGGACTCGTTCCACGACGGCGGCGAGTACGACGCCGTGGACGACGCGCTCGAACGGGTCCGGAAGATGGTCGACGCGGGCGTCGACATCGTCGACATCGGCGGCGAGTCGACCCGGCCGGGTGCGGCACCCGTATCGGCCGCACAGGAGCGCGACCGCGTCGTCCCCGTCGTCGAGGCCATCCGCGACGCCGGCATCGACGTCCCCATCTCGGTGGACACGCGCCGGGCCGACGTCGCCCGGGCCGCGCTCGACGCCGGAGCGGACATCTGCAACGACGTCTCCGGGCTGGGCGACCCAGAGATGCGCTTCGTCGCCGCCGAGCACGACGCGCCGCTGGTCGTGATGCACAGCATCGACACGCCGGTCGACCCCGAGACCGACATCGCCTACGACGACGTGGTGGCGGACGTGCTCGACCAGCTCCGCGAGCGCGTCCTGCTGGCGGAGAAGGCCGGGCTCGACCGCGAGCAGATCGTCGTCGACCCCGGCCTCGGCTTCGGGAAGACCGCTGCCGAGTCGTTCGAGCTACTCGACCGGGTCGACGAGTTCGCGTCGCTGGGCTGTCCCGTGCTCGTCGGGCACTCCCACAAGTCGATGTTCGGGGCCATCGGGCGCGCGGACGGCGAGCGGCTCCCGGCGACGGTCGCCGGGACGGCCATCGCGGCGGACCGCGGCGCGGACGTGATCCGCGTCCACGACGTGCGCGAGAACGTCGACGCCGTCCGTGTCGCAGACGGTGCGCGCGACCCGGAGACGCTCGACGACTGA
- a CDS encoding acyl-CoA mutase large subunit family protein codes for MFDEDDLDAIRSAKEEWEADEVEPVVDRFGERKETFTTDTGGHEVDRLYTPDDVADLDYEDDLGYPGQEPYTRGVYSTGYRGRLWTMRQYAGMGTPEETNERFNYLLDQGQTGLSMAFDLPTQMGYASDAAMAAGEVGKSGVAIDTLADMETVFDGIPLDEVSTSMTINAPASVLLAMYIAVGDRQGVDREELRGTIQNDVLKEYIARNTYIYPPEPSMRIITDIFEFCADETPKFNTISISGYHIREAGSTAAQEIAFTLADGIEYVETALEAGLDVDEFAPQLSFFFASYNNILEEVAKFRAARRLWAKLMEERFDPEDPKSKQLKFHTQTAGSTLTAQQIENNIVRVAYQALAAVLGGTQSLHTNGKDEALALPTEESVRTALRTQQILAHESGAADTVDPLAGSYYVENLTDELEAEARELIGRIDEKGGMLEAVESQWVQRQIQDTAFDRQEEIEDGERVIVGVNEYQVDEEPEMDLEEVTEEDERRQKESLAAVKADRDDEDVEATLEALRAAARSDDNLMPYIVDCVKAYATVGEICDVLRDEFGEYHPGSAL; via the coding sequence ATGTTCGACGAAGACGACCTCGACGCAATCCGCTCCGCGAAAGAGGAGTGGGAGGCGGACGAGGTCGAGCCGGTCGTCGACCGGTTCGGCGAACGCAAGGAGACGTTCACGACCGACACGGGTGGCCACGAGGTCGACCGGCTGTACACGCCGGACGACGTGGCGGACCTCGACTACGAGGACGACCTCGGCTACCCCGGGCAGGAGCCGTACACCCGCGGGGTCTACTCCACGGGCTATCGGGGCCGGCTGTGGACGATGCGCCAGTACGCCGGGATGGGCACGCCCGAGGAGACGAACGAGCGGTTCAACTACCTGCTCGACCAGGGCCAGACCGGGCTCTCGATGGCGTTCGACCTGCCCACGCAGATGGGCTACGCCTCCGACGCCGCGATGGCCGCCGGCGAGGTCGGGAAGTCGGGCGTCGCCATCGACACGCTCGCCGACATGGAGACGGTGTTCGACGGCATCCCGCTCGACGAGGTGTCCACGTCGATGACCATCAACGCGCCCGCGTCGGTCCTGCTCGCGATGTACATCGCCGTCGGTGACCGGCAGGGCGTCGACCGCGAGGAGCTCCGGGGCACCATCCAGAACGACGTGCTGAAGGAGTACATCGCCCGGAACACGTACATCTACCCGCCGGAGCCGTCGATGCGCATCATCACGGACATCTTCGAGTTCTGCGCCGACGAGACGCCGAAGTTCAACACCATCTCCATCTCGGGCTACCACATCCGCGAGGCCGGCTCGACGGCGGCCCAGGAGATAGCCTTCACCCTCGCGGACGGCATCGAGTACGTGGAGACCGCGCTCGAGGCCGGGCTGGACGTCGACGAGTTCGCCCCCCAGCTGTCGTTCTTCTTCGCCTCGTACAACAACATCCTGGAGGAGGTCGCGAAGTTCCGCGCGGCCCGCCGGCTCTGGGCGAAGCTGATGGAGGAACGCTTCGACCCGGAGGACCCGAAGTCCAAACAGCTGAAGTTCCACACCCAGACCGCCGGCTCCACCCTCACGGCCCAGCAGATCGAGAACAACATCGTCCGGGTCGCGTACCAGGCACTCGCGGCCGTCCTCGGTGGCACGCAGAGCCTGCACACCAACGGGAAGGACGAGGCGCTCGCGCTGCCGACCGAGGAGTCCGTGCGGACCGCGCTGCGCACCCAGCAGATACTCGCCCACGAGTCGGGCGCGGCCGACACCGTCGACCCGCTCGCCGGCAGCTACTACGTCGAGAACCTGACCGACGAACTGGAGGCCGAGGCCCGCGAGCTCATCGGCCGTATCGACGAGAAGGGCGGGATGCTCGAAGCCGTCGAGAGCCAGTGGGTCCAGCGACAGATCCAGGACACCGCGTTCGACCGGCAGGAGGAGATCGAGGACGGCGAGCGCGTCATCGTCGGCGTCAACGAGTACCAGGTCGACGAGGAGCCCGAGATGGACCTCGAGGAGGTCACCGAGGAGGACGAGCGCCGACAGAAGGAGAGCCTCGCCGCGGTGAAAGCTGACCGCGACGACGAGGACGTCGAGGCGACGCTCGAGGCGCTGCGGGCCGCAGCACGGAGCGACGACAACCTCATGCCGTACATCGTCGACTGCGTGAAGGCGTACGCGACGGTCGGCGAGATCTGTGACGTGCTGCGCGACGAGTTCGGGGAGTACCACCCCGGCAGCGCGCTCTGA
- a CDS encoding GNAT family N-acetyltransferase, translating into MYVRDAKNREEVWLLDHIEAMGLDDTAFRSRDYVVAIDEEAGAKAGFGRIRVHIAGDGERTKSGRRDPDEDDICELTSIGVLEGWRDQGVGAHIIERLVEYAGDAGFETVYALTDAGGYLAQFGFEAMEVDDLPPVLQERLSEKRESTTPDARPMRLRVTDFSMPGRFRERFKEAGEEESPEPEETPEDFGIDPEKATYKYDTGR; encoded by the coding sequence ATGTACGTCCGGGACGCGAAAAACAGGGAGGAAGTGTGGTTGCTCGACCACATCGAGGCCATGGGACTGGACGACACGGCGTTCCGGTCGCGCGATTACGTCGTGGCCATCGACGAGGAGGCGGGCGCGAAGGCGGGCTTCGGGCGCATCCGTGTCCACATCGCGGGCGACGGCGAGCGCACGAAGAGCGGGCGGCGCGACCCCGACGAGGACGACATCTGTGAGCTGACGAGCATCGGCGTGCTCGAGGGGTGGCGCGACCAGGGCGTCGGCGCTCACATCATCGAGCGGCTGGTCGAGTACGCGGGCGACGCGGGCTTCGAGACGGTGTACGCGCTCACCGACGCGGGCGGCTACCTCGCGCAGTTCGGCTTCGAGGCCATGGAGGTCGACGACCTACCGCCGGTGCTGCAGGAGCGGCTGTCGGAGAAGCGCGAGTCGACGACGCCCGACGCGCGCCCGATGCGGCTCCGCGTCACCGACTTCTCCATGCCGGGCCGGTTCCGCGAACGGTTCAAGGAGGCCGGCGAGGAGGAGAGCCCGGAGCCCGAGGAGACCCCGGAGGACTTCGGTATCGACCCGGAGAAGGCGACCTACAAGTACGACACGGGGCGCTGA